The Gemella haemolysans genome includes a region encoding these proteins:
- a CDS encoding ABC transporter permease encodes MSNIENIFSDRRKKEQELKLTYSKYIFNSHLIMFLIIVLGAALINYSKWIAIASKVELYSVYIAATLAFSYYLVSSKIKTHIKEADAVFLLPLEKYYRKVGMKTVTNSTVIHIIASVIFYFATKPITNLIGNIDRLSICMLLIVLIWNNLLKYFQVIHYREIIWGKLLLFIVIFIQLLVVFFDDIAIRIIYLIGIIVLAVFTYYIMKNAGNNLNTKDQEKYVVNWNQAADYDKHRMESYLKFVNMFVDVPLSGVKVARRKYFDILLPKLTKDNFKKENSFKYYYYRVFLRQENTVYLALRLVLLAALVIFSFKNTYVSGLAIISYSYLTIIQLVPLYKQMSNNIWHSILPVSEDIKIKRYKQLLTSVMIVTTLLLAVVSILLSSFSTMNILVIIGSVVIANIISKIFIGKVK; translated from the coding sequence ATGAGTAATATAGAAAATATTTTTTCTGACAGACGAAAGAAAGAGCAAGAGTTAAAGTTAACCTATAGTAAGTACATTTTTAATTCGCACCTTATAATGTTTCTTATTATAGTTTTAGGAGCAGCACTTATAAATTATTCGAAATGGATAGCTATTGCAAGTAAAGTAGAATTATATTCAGTTTACATAGCAGCAACACTTGCTTTTAGTTATTATTTAGTAAGTTCTAAAATAAAAACACATATTAAAGAAGCGGATGCGGTATTTTTATTACCTTTAGAAAAATACTATCGAAAAGTAGGAATGAAAACTGTAACAAATAGCACAGTAATTCATATAATAGCTAGTGTGATATTTTATTTTGCTACCAAACCAATTACTAATCTTATCGGTAATATAGATAGACTAAGTATTTGTATGTTATTAATAGTATTAATTTGGAACAATTTATTAAAATACTTCCAAGTCATTCACTATAGAGAGATAATCTGGGGTAAATTATTACTGTTCATAGTAATCTTTATTCAGTTGTTAGTAGTGTTTTTCGATGATATAGCTATTCGTATTATTTACTTAATAGGTATAATTGTACTAGCAGTGTTTACATACTATATTATGAAAAATGCAGGAAATAACCTAAATACTAAGGATCAAGAAAAATATGTTGTGAATTGGAATCAAGCAGCAGATTATGACAAACATCGTATGGAAAGCTATTTAAAGTTTGTAAATATGTTTGTTGATGTTCCGTTAAGTGGTGTAAAAGTTGCTAGAAGAAAGTATTTTGATATACTATTACCAAAATTAACAAAAGATAATTTCAAAAAAGAAAATAGTTTTAAATATTATTACTATAGAGTATTTTTAAGACAAGAAAATACAGTCTATCTAGCGTTAAGATTAGTGCTCTTAGCCGCTCTAGTTATTTTTAGTTTTAAAAATACATATGTTAGTGGTTTAGCAATAATTTCATACAGTTATTTAACAATAATTCAGCTAGTTCCATTGTACAAGCAAATGAGTAATAATATTTGGCATAGTATTTTACCAGTAAGTGAAGATATTAAAATAAAAAGATATAAACAATTATTAACTAGTGTCATGATAGTAACTACATTATTATTAGCGGTAGTATCTATATTATTATCTAGTTTTAGCACAATGAACATCTTAGTAATAATTGGTTCAGTAGTTATAGCTAATATAATATCTAAAATATTTATTGGAAAAGTGAAGTAG
- the coaE gene encoding dephospho-CoA kinase (Dephospho-CoA kinase (CoaE) performs the final step in coenzyme A biosynthesis.) has product MNIGITGSIACGKSTVSNYLKDKGYTIIDADKLGHIALTSDEVREKLEKSFGLRIIENNEISREKLGKLVFGNEENLKILNSIVHPYIRRQILQLQEKHSDERLVFLDIALLFEAGFEDLVEKIIVVHINEKEQLTRLMNRNSLSSEAAMNRIKSQMSSEDKSKLGDYVINNSNTKEETYRQIDLILDELERGVIKNDECIRN; this is encoded by the coding sequence TTGAATATAGGAATTACAGGTAGTATTGCATGTGGAAAAAGTACAGTATCAAATTATCTAAAGGATAAAGGATATACTATTATTGATGCTGATAAATTAGGTCATATTGCACTAACTAGTGATGAAGTGAGAGAAAAACTTGAGAAAAGTTTTGGTTTAAGGATTATTGAGAATAATGAGATAAGCCGTGAAAAATTAGGGAAATTAGTCTTTGGTAATGAGGAGAATTTAAAAATACTTAATAGTATTGTGCATCCTTATATAAGAAGACAAATTTTACAATTACAAGAAAAACATAGCGACGAACGATTAGTTTTTTTAGATATAGCACTCTTGTTTGAAGCTGGATTTGAAGATTTAGTTGAAAAGATAATAGTGGTTCATATAAATGAAAAAGAACAGTTAACAAGATTGATGAATCGAAATTCACTTTCTTCCGAAGCAGCTATGAATAGAATAAAAAGCCAAATGAGCTCAGAAGATAAATCAAAGCTGGGTGACTATGTAATAAATAATAGCAACACAAAAGAAGAAACATATAGACAAATAGATTTGATATTAGATGAGTTAGAGAGAGGAGTCATAAAAAATGACGAATGTATTAGAAATTAG
- a CDS encoding ABC transporter ATP-binding protein, giving the protein MTNVLEISNLGGGYNRRKIIDNVDIQIPKGSITALIGLNGAGKSTTIKHILGLLRPMEGEIKVNGITITGNNEKYRKSISYIPESPVLYEELTLEEHINLTAMAYGLNLEETWKRAEKLLELFKLKDKKKFFPVHFSKGMKQKVMIICAFLVEPNLYIIDEPFLGLDPIAINDLINLMCERRDAGASILMSTHILATAEKYCDNFVIIHEGKILANGNLEQLRAEFNMAGASLDEIYLSLTVRGNNE; this is encoded by the coding sequence ATGACGAATGTATTAGAAATTAGTAATTTAGGTGGAGGATATAATAGAAGAAAAATAATAGATAATGTTGATATCCAAATACCAAAGGGAAGCATAACAGCATTAATAGGTCTTAATGGTGCTGGTAAGAGTACAACAATTAAACATATTTTAGGTTTACTTAGACCTATGGAAGGTGAAATAAAAGTTAATGGAATAACAATTACTGGAAATAATGAAAAATATAGAAAAAGTATCAGTTATATACCAGAATCACCCGTTTTATATGAAGAACTTACCTTAGAAGAACATATTAATCTTACAGCAATGGCTTATGGATTGAATTTGGAAGAAACATGGAAAAGAGCTGAAAAATTATTAGAATTATTCAAATTGAAAGATAAGAAAAAGTTCTTCCCTGTTCATTTTTCAAAAGGTATGAAACAAAAAGTTATGATAATTTGTGCCTTTCTAGTAGAACCAAATCTATACATAATTGATGAACCTTTTTTAGGATTAGATCCTATTGCAATAAATGATTTAATTAACTTGATGTGTGAAAGAAGGGATGCTGGAGCAAGTATTTTAATGTCTACGCATATTCTTGCAACAGCAGAAAAATATTGTGATAACTTTGTAATAATTCACGAAGGAAAAATTTTAGCAAATGGTAATTTAGAACAATTAAGAGCCGAATTTAATATGGCAGGTGCGTCTTTAGATGAAATATATTTATCATTAACAGTGCGAGGAAATAATGAGTAA
- a CDS encoding amino acid permease — protein MTDSKMERKLQARHISMIAIGGCIGTGLFMASGAVVSKAGSYGAVITYALIGVIIYFLMASIGELATFYPVSGSFGAYATRFIDPGVGFGVGWLFWILWILVASVDIITLSKILHYWEFFRQFSTFSICIVFLVLLYLLNLVSVKVFGEVEYWITIIKVMTVVAFLLVGAAIIFGATGNSEAGIHTFIQNGEKTSSAGALGLFGVLSTAAFSFGGTEVVAVTAGESPNPKETMPKAVKQVFWRILIFYIATMIIISSIVSANDPRLLDTNNVTASPFTIVFQNIGLEIAAVIMNAVILTSVLSAANSGMYVSSRQLFSLSSHDYGPKLFKKLNSNSIPVFALTVSALFMVLCFIFEKLNPSGYYMLLSMVGIIVMIIWMVSLVSQIRLRKAIAKQGKKAEEVLPYTSKTGVVGSYIALLSFATIILLQLVSDYATGGFVKMSYNLVCPAIGVLMYLTFKVVTKRKFVKLEEMDIHPYKEK, from the coding sequence ATGACAGATTCTAAAATGGAAAGAAAATTACAAGCTCGTCATATCAGTATGATTGCCATAGGTGGATGTATAGGTACAGGATTATTTATGGCAAGTGGAGCAGTTGTAAGTAAAGCAGGTTCTTATGGAGCGGTTATTACTTATGCATTGATTGGAGTTATTATCTATTTTTTAATGGCTTCTATAGGAGAATTAGCGACATTTTATCCAGTTTCTGGTTCATTTGGAGCATATGCAACACGTTTTATTGACCCAGGGGTAGGTTTTGGAGTAGGTTGGTTATTCTGGATCCTGTGGATTTTAGTAGCAAGTGTTGATATTATCACATTATCAAAGATACTACATTACTGGGAATTCTTTAGACAATTTTCAACATTTTCAATTTGTATTGTATTTTTAGTATTATTATATTTATTAAACTTAGTTAGTGTTAAAGTTTTCGGAGAAGTTGAATATTGGATAACAATAATAAAAGTAATGACTGTTGTTGCATTCTTATTAGTTGGTGCTGCAATTATTTTTGGTGCTACTGGAAATAGTGAAGCTGGTATTCATACATTCATCCAAAATGGAGAAAAAACAAGTAGTGCAGGAGCTTTAGGCTTATTTGGGGTATTATCTACAGCAGCATTCTCATTTGGAGGAACTGAGGTAGTAGCTGTTACAGCTGGTGAATCTCCAAATCCAAAAGAAACAATGCCAAAAGCAGTAAAACAAGTGTTCTGGAGAATTTTAATATTCTACATAGCTACTATGATAATTATATCTTCAATAGTTTCAGCAAATGATCCAAGATTATTAGATACAAACAATGTAACGGCTTCACCATTTACGATTGTTTTCCAAAATATTGGATTAGAAATAGCGGCAGTAATTATGAATGCCGTAATCTTAACATCAGTATTATCAGCTGCAAACTCAGGTATGTATGTCTCAAGTAGACAATTATTCTCATTAAGTTCACATGATTACGGACCAAAATTATTTAAGAAGTTAAATAGTAATTCAATTCCTGTATTTGCTTTAACAGTATCTGCATTATTTATGGTTCTTTGTTTCATATTTGAAAAACTTAATCCAAGTGGATACTACATGTTATTATCAATGGTAGGAATTATAGTAATGATTATTTGGATGGTATCGCTAGTTTCGCAAATTCGTTTACGTAAAGCGATTGCGAAACAAGGGAAAAAAGCCGAAGAAGTATTACCATATACATCAAAAACAGGAGTTGTAGGTTCTTACATTGCATTACTATCATTTGCTACAATAATTTTACTTCAATTAGTTTCAGATTATGCAACTGGTGGTTTTGTAAAAATGTCGTATAACCTAGTTTGTCCAGCAATTGGTGTACTAATGTATTTAACATTTAAAGTAGTAACAAAACGAAAATTTGTAAAACTTGAGGAAATGGATATTCATCCATATAAAGAAAAATAA